A stretch of the Chlorobiota bacterium genome encodes the following:
- a CDS encoding AAA family ATPase, with the protein MSDSKIVLQKRLEEIEFELSILYEDRNQLQLQWHLEKDLIAETRDLKNQIESLRFEAENFERLGELGKVAEIRYGTILETQKQLEITQKKLIEAQSNQQLLKEEVGADDIAEVVAKWTGIPVSRMLESERTKLIKMEGRLHERVIGQDEAVTAVSNSIRRSRAGLQDQNRPIGSFIFLGTTGVGKTELARSLADFLFDDENALIRIDMSEYMEKFSVSRLIGSPPGYVGYEEGGQLTEPVRRKPYSVVLLDEIEKAHPEVFNILLQVLDEGRLTDSKGTLVSFKNTIIIMTSNIGSDILQSNLNNAKTPEEVDQALMTSRLKLIELLRKQMRPEFLNRIDDIIVFKPLTQIEIRQIVNVQLKKTEEMLQSNRIGFEITDDAKDWIAKLGFDITYGARPLKRVIQKHILNPLSISMLDGTYFAGDIIKISLDNSGHFKFSK; encoded by the coding sequence ATGTCAGACTCGAAAATTGTGTTACAAAAAAGACTCGAAGAAATAGAATTTGAACTTTCTATATTATACGAAGATAGGAATCAACTCCAATTGCAATGGCATTTAGAAAAAGATCTTATTGCTGAAACTAGAGATCTTAAAAACCAAATTGAGAGTTTGAGATTTGAAGCAGAAAATTTTGAAAGATTAGGTGAATTAGGTAAAGTTGCAGAGATTAGATATGGCACCATTTTAGAGACTCAAAAACAATTAGAAATAACTCAAAAGAAATTAATTGAAGCACAATCAAATCAACAACTTCTAAAGGAAGAAGTTGGGGCTGATGATATTGCAGAAGTCGTAGCTAAATGGACAGGAATTCCAGTTTCAAGAATGCTAGAAAGTGAAAGAACAAAACTTATTAAGATGGAAGGAAGACTTCATGAAAGGGTTATTGGTCAAGATGAAGCTGTTACCGCTGTTTCTAATTCAATTAGAAGATCTAGAGCAGGTTTACAAGATCAAAATAGACCGATTGGATCATTTATTTTTTTAGGAACAACTGGGGTTGGTAAAACTGAACTTGCGAGATCTTTAGCAGATTTTTTGTTTGATGATGAGAATGCTTTAATAAGAATAGATATGAGTGAGTATATGGAGAAATTCTCTGTTTCAAGGCTTATTGGATCTCCTCCTGGATATGTTGGATATGAAGAAGGCGGTCAATTAACTGAACCAGTGAGAAGAAAACCTTACTCTGTAGTTTTGCTTGATGAGATTGAAAAAGCTCATCCAGAAGTATTCAATATCTTGCTTCAAGTTCTTGATGAAGGTAGGTTAACTGATAGTAAAGGAACTCTTGTGAGTTTTAAAAATACTATCATAATTATGACTTCAAATATTGGTTCAGATATTCTTCAATCTAATTTAAATAATGCTAAAACGCCTGAAGAAGTTGACCAGGCTTTAATGACGTCTAGATTAAAATTGATTGAACTTTTACGTAAACAAATGAGACCTGAATTCTTAAATAGGATAGATGATATTATTGTTTTTAAACCATTAACTCAAATTGAGATTAGACAAATTGTAAATGTTCAATTGAAAAAAACAGAGGAGATGTTACAAAGCAATAGAATTGGATTTGAAATCACAGATGATGCAAAAGATTGGATAGCAAAATTGGGGTTTGATATTACTTATGGTGCAAGACCATTAAAAAGAGTTATTCAAAAACATATCCTAAATCCACTTTCAATTTCTATGCTAGATGGAACTTATTTTGCAGGTGATATAATAAAAATTTCACTCGATAATTCTGGTCATTTTAAATTTTCAAAATAA
- a CDS encoding ATP-binding cassette domain-containing protein: MIEINNITKIYNQNSPNQVSALNDVSINIKKGEFLMIIGSNGSGKSTLVKMIAGTEKLNSGNIIFNKIDITKKSDFKRSKLISRLFQDPLQGTSSELSILHNFRLAFLRTKSKNLIIGTGKDFRNFVKSKISILDMGLENNIDQAIGTLSGGQRQAITLLMAVLDNTELLLLDEPTAALDPLTSDFVMFLIDKIIRDLSLTAICVTHDLTYALKFGSRLIQMKNGKVLKDIQSNQKKELTNKEIYSWFEK; this comes from the coding sequence GTGATAGAAATTAATAACATTACTAAAATATACAATCAAAATTCTCCTAACCAAGTTTCTGCTTTAAACGATGTTTCAATAAATATTAAAAAAGGAGAATTTTTAATGATTATTGGTTCAAATGGTTCTGGTAAATCAACTTTGGTAAAAATGATTGCAGGTACAGAAAAATTGAATTCTGGGAATATCATTTTTAATAAAATTGATATTACTAAAAAATCTGATTTTAAAAGAAGTAAACTAATTTCAAGACTCTTTCAAGATCCACTTCAAGGTACCTCTTCTGAACTCTCAATTTTACATAACTTCAGGCTTGCTTTTCTTAGAACTAAAAGTAAAAATTTAATTATTGGTACTGGAAAGGATTTCCGAAATTTTGTAAAGTCCAAAATCTCTATTTTAGATATGGGATTAGAAAATAACATTGATCAAGCTATAGGTACTTTATCTGGTGGTCAAAGACAAGCAATTACGCTGCTAATGGCAGTATTGGACAACACAGAACTTCTTTTGTTAGATGAACCAACTGCTGCACTTGATCCTTTAACTTCAGATTTTGTAATGTTTCTGATTGATAAAATAATTAGAGATTTAAGTTTAACTGCAATTTGTGTTACTCATGATTTAACTTATGCACTCAAATTTGGTTCAAGATTAATTCAAATGAAAAATGGAAAAGTACTAAAAGATATTCAATCAAATCAGAAAAAAGAATTAACAAATAAGGAAATATATTCTTGGTTTGAAAAATAG